A genomic window from Glaciihabitans sp. INWT7 includes:
- a CDS encoding branched-chain amino acid ABC transporter permease, whose product MTLVPSARPQRTRWLIGIAAVLLAVFAFSASPALLTAANAATTTPVDPATAKQSMQIWVRLDSDKTGVPNVSVNVTGKSGFDETVVTGPDGKVLVGFAKSGTYTVTVDEKSLPAGAGYPNLNPRKVDVFAQGIEIPAYFLVSPSNPAIGSTPTPGPSDGISNESSAQFWSVFWSKVVTGLIFGLLLALAAIGLSLIYGTTGLNNFAHGELVTFGALMAYTFSGILHWPAWIAIIIAVVLGGAFGWVQNAGLWAPLRKRNLGLIPLMIVTIGLSLALRYIFVFFWGADRLTLPNSTKPFLVIGAISLKFTDVAGAVVAIVLLLAVAYVLLRTKIGKATRAVADNRSLAAASGIDVEGVIRTVWIGGAALAALSGVFVGYYQSLRWDTGASILLLIFAAVTLGGLGTAFGALIGSIVIGVFINVSTVWLPENLKYVAALVVMILILLFRPQGILGRRDRIG is encoded by the coding sequence GTGACACTCGTACCCAGTGCCCGCCCACAGCGAACACGCTGGCTGATCGGCATCGCAGCGGTGCTGCTCGCCGTCTTCGCGTTCTCGGCCAGCCCGGCGTTACTGACCGCGGCGAATGCGGCCACGACCACTCCGGTCGACCCCGCGACCGCGAAACAGTCGATGCAGATCTGGGTGCGGCTCGACTCGGACAAGACCGGCGTTCCGAACGTCAGCGTCAACGTCACCGGAAAGAGTGGATTCGACGAAACCGTCGTCACGGGCCCTGACGGCAAGGTGCTCGTCGGCTTCGCCAAGTCCGGCACCTACACCGTCACCGTCGACGAGAAGTCGTTGCCGGCAGGCGCGGGATACCCCAATCTCAACCCGAGAAAAGTGGATGTCTTCGCCCAGGGCATCGAGATTCCCGCCTACTTCCTCGTCTCCCCGTCGAACCCGGCCATCGGCAGCACTCCGACGCCGGGACCCAGCGACGGCATCTCCAACGAGTCCAGCGCCCAGTTCTGGAGCGTCTTCTGGTCGAAGGTCGTCACCGGGCTCATCTTCGGACTGCTTCTCGCCCTCGCGGCGATCGGCCTCTCCCTGATCTACGGCACCACGGGGCTCAACAACTTCGCCCACGGAGAGCTCGTCACCTTCGGTGCGCTCATGGCCTATACCTTCAGCGGAATCCTGCACTGGCCGGCCTGGATTGCGATCATCATCGCGGTGGTTCTCGGCGGCGCGTTCGGCTGGGTGCAGAACGCCGGGCTGTGGGCGCCGTTGCGCAAGCGCAACCTCGGCCTCATCCCCCTGATGATCGTGACGATCGGCCTCTCCCTGGCCCTCCGCTACATCTTCGTGTTCTTCTGGGGAGCCGACCGCCTCACCCTCCCCAACTCCACCAAGCCCTTCCTGGTGATCGGGGCGATCAGCCTCAAGTTCACGGATGTCGCGGGCGCGGTAGTGGCGATCGTGCTCCTGCTCGCCGTGGCCTACGTGCTGCTGCGCACCAAGATCGGCAAAGCGACCCGCGCGGTGGCCGACAACCGCTCGCTCGCCGCGGCATCCGGAATCGACGTCGAAGGCGTCATCCGCACCGTGTGGATCGGAGGAGCGGCCCTCGCCGCCCTCTCCGGCGTCTTCGTCGGGTACTACCAGTCGCTGCGCTGGGACACGGGGGCCTCGATCTTGCTCCTGATCTTCGCCGCCGTCACCCTCGGTGGCCTCGGTACCGCATTCGGAGCCCTCATCGGCTCCATCGTGATCGGCGTCTTCATCAACGTGTCGACAGTCTGGCTTCCGGAGAACCTGAAGTACGTGGCCGCCCTGGTGGTCATGATCCTCATCCTCCTCTTCCGCCCACAGGGCATCCTCGGTCGACGAGACCGCATCGGTTAA
- a CDS encoding branched-chain amino acid ABC transporter permease, which translates to MDYNFIPLSFGELFSPTTAAYALATIGLAVHFGFTGLLNFGQAGFMAIGGYAFAITSVKWHWPLYGSVLATIVAATIFALILGIPTLRLRADYLSIVTIAAAEIIRLSVKTPEFSSVTGGSEGINGSAITFNATNPLPEGRFGFGVLTYSSDQWWVRIVGWALVALAALLVFLLIRSPWGRVIRGIREDEDAVRSLGKNVYSYKMQALVLGGVFGGLAGALFILPRSLQPDNYGTQLTFFLYTILLLGGAATVFGPIIGSIIFWVTLSLSDGLLSLGVNAHVIPISSIQQGPIRFVIVGVALMILVIFRPQGIFGKKKDAQFSV; encoded by the coding sequence ATGGACTACAACTTCATCCCCCTCTCGTTCGGCGAACTGTTCTCGCCGACCACCGCGGCCTATGCGCTGGCGACGATCGGGCTGGCCGTGCACTTCGGCTTCACCGGGCTGCTCAACTTCGGCCAGGCCGGCTTCATGGCCATCGGCGGGTACGCCTTCGCCATCACCTCGGTGAAGTGGCACTGGCCGCTCTACGGCTCTGTGCTCGCCACGATCGTCGCGGCCACGATCTTCGCCCTCATCCTCGGGATCCCCACGCTGAGACTCAGGGCGGACTATCTGAGTATCGTGACGATCGCCGCAGCGGAGATCATCCGACTATCGGTGAAAACACCGGAGTTCTCGAGCGTCACCGGTGGCTCCGAGGGCATCAACGGGTCGGCGATCACCTTCAACGCCACCAACCCGTTGCCCGAGGGCAGATTCGGCTTCGGGGTGCTCACCTACTCGTCCGACCAATGGTGGGTGCGAATAGTCGGCTGGGCGCTCGTCGCTCTCGCCGCTCTCCTGGTGTTCCTGCTCATCCGCAGCCCCTGGGGCCGCGTGATCCGCGGAATCCGTGAGGACGAGGATGCCGTGCGCAGCCTCGGTAAGAACGTGTACTCCTACAAGATGCAGGCCCTCGTGCTCGGTGGCGTGTTCGGCGGACTCGCCGGTGCTCTCTTCATTTTGCCGCGGTCGCTGCAGCCCGACAACTACGGCACGCAGCTCACCTTCTTCCTCTACACGATCCTCTTGCTCGGAGGAGCGGCGACGGTGTTCGGGCCCATCATCGGGTCGATCATCTTCTGGGTGACGCTGTCTCTCTCAGATGGGCTGCTCAGCCTCGGGGTGAATGCTCATGTCATCCCGATCTCCTCGATCCAGCAGGGGCCGATCCGATTCGTCATCGTCGGCGTCGCCCTCATGATCCTGGTGATCTTCCGACCACAGGGAATTTTCGGCAAGAAGAAGGATGCACAGTTCAGTGTCTAA
- a CDS encoding ABC transporter ATP-binding protein produces the protein MHSSVSNRTPTAELVAGPAVPGVAKIDPILIADKVSRHFGGLMAVEVDHLEIPRGAITALIGPNGAGKTTFFNLLTGFDKPNTGTWNFGGKNLARMPAFRVSRLGMVRTFQLTKALGRLTVLENMLLGAKEQGGENLFVALVRPFWRKREDAITERAMSLLAKFKLDTKSEDYAASLSGGQRKLLEMARALMSEPEMVMLDEPMAGVNPALTQSLLHHIQDLKAEGMTVLFVEHDMHMVNEIADWVVVMAEGRIVAEGPPGVVMNDQAVIDAYLGAHHETDLGTLTGQMEIAEGMDSDLVKDEIETDLAAEHSTTDTVTPSAGAPDAKADDK, from the coding sequence ATGCACAGTTCAGTGTCTAATCGAACTCCCACCGCAGAACTCGTTGCCGGCCCCGCGGTGCCCGGTGTAGCCAAGATCGACCCGATCCTCATCGCCGACAAGGTGAGCCGCCACTTCGGCGGACTCATGGCCGTCGAGGTGGACCACCTCGAGATCCCGCGGGGTGCGATCACCGCGCTCATCGGTCCGAACGGTGCCGGCAAGACCACCTTCTTCAACCTGCTCACCGGATTCGACAAACCGAACACCGGCACCTGGAACTTCGGGGGCAAGAACCTCGCCCGGATGCCCGCATTCCGCGTCTCTCGCCTCGGGATGGTGCGCACCTTCCAACTGACCAAGGCGCTCGGTCGGCTCACGGTGCTCGAGAACATGCTGCTCGGCGCGAAGGAGCAGGGGGGCGAGAACCTCTTCGTTGCTCTGGTCCGTCCGTTCTGGCGCAAGCGCGAGGATGCCATCACCGAGCGCGCGATGTCGCTGCTGGCGAAGTTCAAGCTCGACACCAAGTCCGAGGACTACGCGGCAAGCCTCTCCGGCGGCCAGCGCAAGCTCCTCGAGATGGCCCGTGCGCTCATGAGCGAGCCGGAGATGGTCATGCTCGACGAGCCGATGGCCGGGGTGAACCCGGCGCTGACGCAGTCTCTGCTCCACCACATCCAGGATCTGAAGGCCGAGGGTATGACCGTGCTGTTCGTCGAGCACGACATGCACATGGTCAACGAGATCGCGGACTGGGTCGTGGTGATGGCCGAGGGCCGCATCGTCGCAGAGGGCCCTCCGGGTGTGGTGATGAACGACCAGGCCGTGATCGACGCCTACCTCGGGGCGCACCACGAGACCGACCTCGGGACCCTGACAGGGCAGATGGAGATCGCCGAGGGAATGGACTCGGATCTCGTGAAGGACGAGATCGAGACCGACCTCGCTGCGGAACACTCCACGACCGACACAGTCACGCCGAGCGCAGGCGCCCCCGACGCGAAGGCGGACGACAAATGA
- a CDS encoding ABC transporter ATP-binding protein, translating into MSEIVLETTDLVAGYLPGVNILNGCNVHVGKGELVGIIGPNGAGKSTLLKAIFGQVNIRSGSVMLKGDNITGLKADKLVSKGVGMVPQNNNVFPSLTIEENLQMGIYQEPKMYKPRLDFVTSLFPELGKRLKQRAGSLSGGERQMVAMSRALMMEPSVLLLDEPSAGLSPVRQDETFINVAAINRAGVSIMIVEQNARRALQICDRGYVLDQGTDAYTGTGRDLMKDPKVIELYLGTLAADQEKSKAAS; encoded by the coding sequence ATGAGCGAGATCGTACTCGAGACCACGGATCTGGTTGCCGGCTACCTGCCCGGTGTCAACATCCTGAACGGCTGCAACGTGCATGTCGGAAAGGGCGAGCTCGTGGGCATCATCGGCCCGAACGGCGCCGGGAAGTCGACGCTGCTGAAGGCGATCTTCGGCCAGGTGAACATCCGCAGCGGAAGCGTCATGCTCAAGGGCGACAACATCACCGGTCTGAAGGCCGACAAACTCGTCTCCAAAGGCGTCGGCATGGTGCCGCAGAACAACAACGTCTTTCCCAGCCTCACCATCGAAGAGAATCTGCAGATGGGCATCTACCAGGAGCCCAAGATGTACAAGCCGAGGCTGGACTTCGTCACGAGTCTGTTCCCCGAGCTCGGTAAGCGACTCAAGCAGCGGGCCGGATCGCTCTCCGGTGGGGAGCGCCAGATGGTGGCGATGTCCCGCGCTCTCATGATGGAACCGAGCGTCCTGCTTCTCGACGAGCCGAGTGCGGGGCTCTCCCCGGTGCGGCAAGACGAGACCTTCATCAACGTGGCCGCCATCAACCGTGCCGGTGTCTCGATCATGATCGTGGAGCAGAACGCGCGGCGCGCCCTGCAGATCTGCGATCGCGGCTACGTGCTCGACCAGGGGACGGATGCCTACACCGGCACCGGCCGCGACCTCATGAAGGACCCGAAGGTCATCGAGCTCTACCTCGGAACCCTTGCGGCCGACCAGGAGAAGTCGAAAGCCGCCAGCTAA
- a CDS encoding ABC transporter substrate-binding protein: MSVFAKAKASRSRALKSTISGIAILGVSALLLSACASTGSTTTDGKDLSLKIGSILPQTGTLAVLGPPEIAGVDLAVQDINAAKAGLKISVTHKDSGDTTTDIATQSATALLADGVSVIIGAASSGVSKTFIDQVTQAGVVQISGANTSPDFTNYADDGYYWRTAPSDVLQGRILGNKILKDGATKVAILYMNDAYGTGLESNVKKALTAGGATIAGEEIFEPASTDFNSAITSLLATSPDALVVISFDEIKTIAEQLAAKGFDFKKFYGTDGNYGVIGEKDTNVDIAGAQFTNPGVEATKKFQADLQTLVKKQGGSELNVFSYAAESYDAVVVAALAALQGGATDGATIKANLQSVSEKGTKCTSYADCAKLIADKKDINYDGLSGPITFDKNGDPTEAYVSIYKYATGNTNAFEQQVYGKL, encoded by the coding sequence ATGAGCGTTTTCGCGAAGGCTAAGGCCTCCCGCTCACGGGCCCTCAAGTCCACCATCAGCGGTATTGCGATCCTCGGTGTCAGCGCGCTTCTTCTCAGCGCCTGTGCATCCACGGGCAGCACCACCACTGACGGCAAGGACCTGAGCCTCAAAATCGGCAGCATTCTTCCGCAGACCGGAACCCTCGCGGTTCTCGGCCCGCCCGAGATCGCCGGCGTCGACCTCGCCGTGCAGGACATCAACGCCGCCAAGGCGGGGCTCAAGATCTCTGTCACCCACAAGGACTCGGGCGACACCACCACCGACATCGCGACCCAGTCGGCGACGGCGCTCCTGGCCGATGGCGTCTCGGTCATCATCGGAGCAGCCTCCTCCGGCGTCTCCAAGACCTTCATCGACCAGGTCACGCAGGCCGGTGTCGTGCAGATCTCCGGTGCGAACACCTCGCCGGACTTCACCAACTACGCGGATGACGGCTACTACTGGCGCACCGCCCCGTCCGACGTTCTCCAGGGCCGCATCCTCGGCAACAAGATCCTGAAGGACGGCGCGACTAAGGTCGCCATCCTGTACATGAACGACGCGTACGGCACGGGCCTCGAGTCCAACGTCAAGAAGGCCCTCACCGCCGGTGGCGCAACCATCGCCGGTGAAGAGATCTTCGAGCCGGCATCCACCGACTTCAACAGTGCGATCACCTCGCTGCTGGCGACCAGCCCCGACGCCCTCGTCGTGATCTCGTTCGACGAGATCAAGACGATCGCGGAGCAGCTCGCGGCGAAGGGCTTCGACTTCAAGAAGTTCTACGGCACGGACGGCAACTACGGCGTCATCGGCGAGAAGGACACCAACGTCGACATCGCCGGCGCGCAGTTCACCAACCCGGGTGTCGAGGCGACCAAGAAGTTCCAGGCCGACCTTCAAACTCTCGTCAAGAAGCAGGGCGGTTCAGAACTGAACGTCTTCAGCTACGCGGCCGAGTCTTACGACGCCGTGGTTGTCGCTGCTCTCGCCGCGCTCCAGGGTGGCGCGACCGATGGTGCGACCATCAAGGCGAACCTGCAGTCGGTCTCCGAGAAGGGCACCAAGTGCACGTCGTACGCCGACTGCGCCAAGCTGATCGCAGACAAGAAGGACATCAACTACGACGGTCTGTCCGGTCCGATCACGTTCGACAAGAACGGCGACCCGACCGAGGCCTATGTCTCCATCTACAAGTACGCGACGGGTAACACCAACGCGTTCGAGCAGCAGGTCTACGGCAAGCTGTAA
- a CDS encoding ABC transporter substrate-binding protein: protein MSRSRTLLAAVSGVVFCLALVSCSVATPTPLPSAPSATSTATPSGDGVLRIGTLFPSTGTQSYLGGAQAAGVAVAVKEINDAGGVLGKPVEVLARDSGDVSTATIEASIADLVTAKADVLVGPSSSVLAERVIPKLVAAKLPMISPAATAMRLSSVASGGYFFRTIGSSALEGDALAKTIGGGRARIAIVYFDDDMGRAVLGTMRAALAASGGVVAVQKIDATTKDLAPIIAAVKSSKPDDVVFVSPFSAMAQNTAMITQLTAAGFGGAKLWLTGQNTADYSQALPVGTLAGVNGILEGAQPTPAFVARVAALAPAVTDLQYAEEAYDATILAALAATVAKDASGSAIASNLREVSGGGIECTTFSECVGVLKTSADIDYDGISGATTFDANGDTSPVHFGLYRYDPAGRFARVGDILAG from the coding sequence ATGTCGCGCTCCCGAACGCTTCTCGCTGCCGTCTCTGGAGTGGTGTTCTGCCTTGCGCTCGTGTCCTGCTCTGTCGCAACCCCCACGCCACTTCCGTCGGCACCGTCGGCCACATCGACGGCTACGCCATCGGGCGACGGGGTACTGCGCATCGGCACTCTCTTCCCCAGCACCGGCACCCAGTCCTATCTCGGCGGCGCACAGGCCGCGGGTGTCGCGGTGGCCGTCAAGGAGATCAACGATGCCGGTGGCGTGCTCGGCAAACCCGTCGAAGTGCTCGCCCGGGACTCCGGCGATGTCTCCACCGCGACCATCGAGGCGTCGATCGCCGACCTCGTGACCGCGAAGGCCGACGTGCTCGTCGGGCCGTCGTCATCGGTGCTGGCCGAGAGGGTCATCCCGAAGCTCGTCGCGGCGAAGCTGCCGATGATCTCTCCCGCCGCCACCGCCATGCGTCTCAGTTCTGTGGCATCCGGCGGCTATTTCTTTCGCACGATCGGCTCTTCAGCCCTGGAAGGGGACGCCCTCGCGAAGACCATCGGTGGCGGAAGGGCCCGCATCGCGATCGTCTACTTCGATGACGACATGGGTCGGGCGGTTCTCGGCACGATGCGGGCGGCACTTGCGGCATCCGGAGGCGTGGTGGCTGTGCAGAAGATCGATGCGACCACGAAGGACCTTGCGCCCATCATCGCCGCGGTGAAGAGCTCGAAACCAGACGACGTCGTCTTCGTGAGCCCGTTCAGCGCAATGGCGCAGAACACGGCAATGATCACTCAGCTGACGGCGGCGGGATTCGGCGGAGCGAAACTCTGGCTCACCGGACAGAACACCGCGGACTACTCCCAGGCCCTGCCGGTCGGCACGCTGGCGGGCGTGAACGGCATCCTCGAGGGGGCGCAGCCGACTCCCGCCTTCGTCGCGCGTGTCGCGGCTCTCGCACCGGCGGTCACCGACCTGCAGTATGCCGAGGAAGCCTATGACGCCACGATTCTCGCCGCCCTCGCGGCGACGGTGGCGAAGGATGCGAGCGGCTCAGCGATCGCGTCCAACCTGCGAGAGGTGTCGGGCGGAGGAATCGAGTGCACTACTTTCAGCGAGTGTGTCGGCGTGCTGAAGACATCCGCCGACATCGACTACGACGGAATCTCGGGCGCCACCACATTCGACGCCAACGGCGACACGAGTCCCGTGCACTTCGGGCTCTACCGCTACGACCCCGCCGGACGCTTCGCGCGCGTCGGCGACATTCTGGCCGGCTGA
- the rarD gene encoding EamA family transporter RarD produces the protein MMSSSRTPEQSTERSGVVMAVAAYALWGILPLYFLLLQPSGAFEIVGLRILFSLVFCAMIITVTRKWPALVAILRQPRIVFTMGLAAVFIFVNWQVYVFATLDGKVIEASLGYFINPIVTVLLGVLFLRERLRIAQWIAVGTSLVAVVVLAFNYGTLPWISLVLAFSFGLYGLIKKRVGPAVDAVSGLTLETAWLAPVAIVQLAVVGTSAGLTFGTVSLAHTLLLVSAGVVTAVPLLLFAAAARRLPLVYLGLTQYLAPVLQFVVGAFVLGEDMPPARWIGFALVWVALTILTVDIFVSAPRARRASLPAQ, from the coding sequence ATGATGTCCAGCTCGCGAACCCCCGAACAGTCCACGGAGCGATCGGGTGTGGTGATGGCCGTCGCGGCCTACGCGCTCTGGGGCATCCTGCCGCTCTACTTCCTGTTGCTCCAACCCTCGGGCGCCTTCGAGATCGTTGGGCTTCGCATCCTGTTCTCCCTGGTGTTCTGCGCGATGATCATCACCGTCACGCGCAAATGGCCCGCGCTCGTCGCGATCCTGCGCCAGCCGCGCATCGTCTTCACCATGGGTCTCGCCGCGGTCTTCATCTTCGTCAACTGGCAGGTCTACGTCTTCGCGACGCTCGATGGCAAGGTGATCGAGGCATCCCTCGGCTACTTCATCAATCCCATCGTCACAGTTCTGCTCGGGGTGCTCTTCCTGCGGGAGAGATTGCGGATTGCGCAGTGGATCGCCGTCGGCACGAGCCTCGTCGCGGTCGTCGTGCTCGCATTCAACTACGGGACGTTGCCGTGGATCTCGCTTGTGCTCGCCTTCTCCTTCGGGCTGTACGGGCTCATCAAGAAGCGAGTGGGCCCAGCGGTGGATGCCGTGAGCGGGCTCACGCTCGAGACGGCCTGGCTCGCACCGGTCGCGATCGTGCAGCTTGCCGTCGTCGGCACCAGTGCCGGCCTCACCTTCGGCACGGTGAGCCTCGCCCACACGCTTCTCCTCGTGAGTGCGGGTGTCGTGACCGCGGTTCCCCTTCTGCTCTTCGCCGCCGCCGCGCGACGACTGCCCCTCGTCTACCTCGGGCTCACCCAGTACCTCGCGCCGGTGCTCCAGTTCGTGGTGGGTGCTTTCGTGCTGGGGGAGGACATGCCGCCCGCGCGCTGGATTGGATTCGCCCTCGTCTGGGTTGCGCTCACGATCCTCACCGTCGACATCTTCGTCTCGGCGCCGCGGGCACGTCGCGCCTCGCTGCCGGCCCAGTGA
- the groES gene encoding co-chaperone GroES: MAVSIKPLEDRIVIKQVEAEQTTASGLVIPDTAKEKPQEGEVVAVGPGRIDDNGNRIPLDIAVGDKVIYSKYGGTEVKYGGEDLLVLSARDVLAVVTH; the protein is encoded by the coding sequence GTGGCAGTCTCCATCAAGCCGCTCGAAGATCGCATTGTCATCAAGCAGGTCGAAGCCGAGCAGACCACTGCATCCGGTCTCGTCATCCCGGACACCGCGAAGGAGAAGCCCCAGGAGGGCGAGGTCGTCGCTGTGGGACCGGGTCGCATCGACGACAACGGCAACCGCATCCCCCTCGACATCGCCGTCGGCGACAAGGTCATCTACTCCAAGTACGGTGGGACCGAGGTCAAGTACGGCGGGGAAGACCTGCTCGTGCTTTCGGCTCGCGACGTGCTCGCGGTCGTCACCCACTAA
- a CDS encoding class I SAM-dependent methyltransferase, whose translation MDSSELVELLSSDGLRLLDSLPEWQSNSDLLKTVNDLRRAGHSAGLVAAVLSQSKLRAKAAAKFGPFAGRMLFTEAGLEQSTRLRVAALHAGRFQAAGLQRVADLGSGIGGDALALASLDLEVTAVELDEVTAAIAAYNLALWPNATVVHADVTGFDLEGFDGVYLDPARRTAGHQNTSRLSDPADYSPTLDFAFGIADHLPTGIKLGPGIDRDLIPPEAEAQWVSVDRDVVELGLWFGSLARPGIRRSALVIGEHGTAELASTGDSIDVETGTLGSYLYEPDGAVIRSRLIGDLGRRIGATMLSDGIAYLTCDTAIETPFAACFRVVETFPLDERRLKKELAARGIGSLEIKKRGVDVDPAAFRRKLSLHGPQSATLVLTRVAGRHTALLCERVTFRS comes from the coding sequence ATGGATTCCTCAGAGCTCGTCGAACTGCTTTCCAGCGACGGCCTGAGACTGCTGGATTCGCTGCCCGAATGGCAGTCCAACTCGGATCTGCTGAAGACGGTGAACGACCTCCGTCGGGCCGGCCACTCTGCCGGCCTCGTGGCAGCGGTGCTCAGCCAGTCGAAACTGCGCGCAAAGGCGGCGGCCAAGTTCGGGCCCTTCGCCGGGCGGATGCTCTTCACCGAGGCCGGGCTAGAGCAGTCGACCCGCCTGCGGGTAGCCGCCCTGCATGCCGGGCGGTTCCAGGCCGCAGGTCTCCAGCGCGTCGCCGACCTGGGCAGCGGGATCGGGGGCGACGCGCTCGCGCTCGCCTCGCTGGATCTCGAGGTGACCGCCGTCGAACTCGACGAGGTGACCGCGGCGATCGCCGCGTACAACCTCGCGCTCTGGCCGAATGCCACGGTCGTGCACGCCGACGTCACCGGCTTCGATCTCGAGGGCTTCGACGGGGTCTACCTCGACCCCGCCCGACGCACCGCCGGCCACCAGAACACCTCGCGCCTCTCGGACCCCGCCGACTATTCGCCGACCCTCGATTTCGCCTTCGGTATCGCCGACCATCTCCCCACCGGGATCAAACTCGGACCCGGCATCGACCGCGACCTCATCCCCCCGGAAGCTGAAGCGCAGTGGGTGTCCGTCGATCGCGACGTGGTCGAACTCGGGCTCTGGTTCGGCAGCCTCGCACGCCCGGGCATCCGGCGCTCCGCCCTCGTGATCGGCGAGCACGGCACCGCAGAGCTCGCCTCCACCGGCGACAGCATCGATGTCGAGACCGGCACACTCGGCAGCTACCTGTACGAGCCGGATGGCGCGGTCATCCGCTCCCGGCTGATCGGCGATCTCGGCCGGCGCATCGGTGCGACCATGCTGAGCGACGGCATCGCCTACCTCACCTGCGACACCGCGATCGAGACGCCTTTTGCGGCGTGCTTCCGCGTGGTCGAGACCTTCCCGCTCGACGAACGTCGACTGAAGAAGGAACTAGCGGCACGAGGGATCGGTTCGCTCGAGATCAAGAAGCGAGGGGTGGATGTCGATCCCGCGGCATTCCGTCGCAAGCTGTCGCTGCACGGCCCGCAGTCCGCGACACTGGTGCTCACCCGGGTGGCGGGTCGGCATACCGCTCTTCTCTGCGAGCGAGTCACCTTCCGTTCCTGA
- the tsaD gene encoding tRNA (adenosine(37)-N6)-threonylcarbamoyltransferase complex transferase subunit TsaD — protein MSARPLVLGIETSCDETGIGIVRGTTLLANVIASSMDEHARYGGVVPEIAARAHLEALTPALTAALAESGVTLAELDAIAVTSGPGLSGALMVGVGAAKALAVALDKPLYAINHLVGHVGADVLRDDGTDIELPTIALLVSGGHTSLLHVRDLISDVELLGETIDDAAGEAFDKVARLLGLPYPGGPQIDRVAVGGDPKAIRFPRGLSQPKDMAKHRYDFSFSGLKTAVARWVEQKRDAGEEVPVADVAASFREAVTDVLLTKAVAACQDLGVARLLLGGGVVANARVREVAAERCAAAGIELRIPPLALCTDNGAMIAAIAARLIEAGHGPSALSFGADSTLPVTVIQA, from the coding sequence ATGAGCGCGCGCCCGCTCGTCCTGGGCATCGAGACGAGCTGCGATGAGACCGGCATAGGCATCGTCCGCGGCACGACTCTGCTCGCCAACGTGATCGCCTCCTCCATGGACGAGCACGCCCGCTACGGGGGAGTCGTTCCCGAGATCGCCGCCCGGGCCCACCTCGAGGCACTCACGCCGGCCCTGACAGCGGCGCTCGCCGAGTCCGGAGTGACGCTCGCCGAGCTCGACGCCATCGCCGTCACCAGTGGGCCGGGTCTCTCCGGTGCCCTCATGGTGGGAGTCGGGGCGGCAAAGGCGCTCGCCGTCGCCCTCGATAAACCGCTCTACGCCATCAATCACCTCGTCGGGCATGTGGGTGCCGACGTTCTGAGAGACGACGGCACCGACATCGAGCTTCCGACCATCGCACTGCTGGTCTCGGGCGGTCACACCTCCCTGTTGCACGTGCGCGACCTGATCTCCGACGTCGAACTGCTCGGCGAGACCATCGACGACGCCGCCGGCGAGGCATTCGACAAGGTGGCTCGTCTGCTCGGGCTGCCCTATCCCGGCGGTCCGCAGATCGACCGGGTCGCGGTGGGCGGTGACCCGAAGGCGATCCGCTTTCCCCGCGGGCTCAGCCAACCCAAGGACATGGCGAAGCACCGCTACGACTTCTCCTTCTCGGGGCTCAAGACCGCCGTCGCGCGTTGGGTGGAGCAGAAGCGTGACGCGGGCGAAGAGGTGCCGGTGGCGGATGTCGCGGCGAGCTTCCGAGAGGCGGTCACCGATGTACTACTGACCAAGGCTGTCGCGGCGTGCCAGGACCTCGGAGTAGCGCGGTTGCTGCTCGGCGGCGGAGTCGTCGCCAACGCCAGAGTTCGAGAGGTCGCAGCGGAGCGCTGTGCGGCGGCCGGAATCGAGCTGCGGATCCCCCCGCTTGCCCTCTGCACCGACAACGGAGCGATGATCGCGGCTATCGCGGCGAGGCTGATCGAAGCCGGCCACGGGCCCTCAGCCCTGTCCTTCGGGGCCGACTCCACCCTGCCGGTCACGGTCATCCAGGCCTGA